The nucleotide sequence CCGTCGCCCTATCTGTTCTTCTCCGTGCATCTCGACGGCCTGCGCGACCACCACGACAAGGCGGTGTCGCAGAAGGGCGTGTTCGACCGCGCCGTCTCCGCGATCAAGGCAGCCAAGGCGCGCGGCTTCACGGTCAACGTCAACGCCACGGTGTTCGACGGCCACCCGGCCGAGGAGATCGCGAAGTTCCTGGACTTCACCACCGAGCTCGGCGTCGGCGTCACCATGTCGCCCGGCTATGCCTATGAGCGCGCGCCGGACCAGGAGCACTTCCTGAACCGCACCAAGACCAAGCAGCTGTTCCGCGACGTCTTCAAGCTCGGCAAGGGCAAGAAGTGGAATTTCATGCATTCGGGCCTGTTCCTCGACTTCCTCGCCGGCAACCAGGAATTCGAGTGCACGCCCTGGGGCATGCCCGCCCGCAACATCTTCGGCTGGCAGAAGCCCTGCTATCTGCTCGGCGAAGGCTATACCAAGACCTTCAAGGAGCTGATGGAGACCACCGACTGGGACTCCTACGGCACCGGCAAGTACGAGAAGTGCGCCGACTGCATGGCGCATTGCGGCTACGAGGCCACCGCCGCCAACGCGGCGCTGAGCAACCCGATCAAGGCGATGGCGGTGTCGCTGCGCGGCATCAAGACCGAGGGCCCGATGGCGCCGGAGATCGACCTCTCCAAGCAGCGCCCGGCGCAATACGTGTTCTCCTCCGAGGTGCAGAAGCGTCTGTCGGAGATCCGCAAGGACGAGGCCATCGAAGCGCAGCAGAAGGCCTCGACCGCGGCCTGATCCGCTGACAATCAAGAAAACAGCAAAAAGGCCGCCGAGCAATCGGCGGCCTTTTTCGTTTTCGCCTGTCCCCACGTCGTCATGGCCGGGCCTGTCCCGGCCATCCACGTCGTTCGGCACACTGAGAACGACGTGGATGCCCGGGACAAGCCCGGGCATGACGGAGTAACTAATTAACAGAAGCGTTAGTCGCGACAGCGCGCATATCAATGCGCAATAGGTCCTGCCGCTTTTAGAAGCTCGACGCGGCCTCACGCCTCGGCGGCGGCCAGCGTCTCGGTCTCGAGGAAATGCTCGGCGGCGAGCACGCCGCTCAGCAGAAGGTCGCGGGCGCCGCGGAGTGAGCGGAGAGCGCGGTTGAACTCGATGCCCGTCGACACCAGCCCACCCAGCACGGTCGGATTGCGGGCGACGCCGCGCAGGATCATCGGCAGGTCGATGTCGCCGTTCGGCTTGATCGCGTCCTTGGCCAGCGACGGCAGCGTGCGGTGGGCCGGATCGGAGATGACGCGCAGCGCCGCGAACGGCAGACCGTATTCGGCGGCATAGGCGGCTGCGATGTGGCTCTCCATGTCGACGGCGGCAGCGCCGGTCTTCATGCGCAGCGCAGCCTTGCGGGCCTTCGCCACCACCACTTCTTCGGCGCCTGCGAGCACGCCGCGGACCACGCGGCGCTTCTTCAGCGCGGCGCGGGCAATATGTTCTTCACGAAGGGACAGGCCTGAGAGCCAGCGCGCGTCGCCGGCCGTGACCTCGGTCGCGACGACGATGTCGCCGGCCTTGAGGCTCGGATCGAGACCGCCGGCGACGCCGAAGCTCACCACGCCGCGGATCGATGTCGGGTCGAACACCGTGAGCAGCGAGCGCAATTGCTTGGGATCGCTCGAGCTGCAGATCACCATCATGCCGGGCCCCGCAGCGATGCGAGCCTCCTGCACAAGTCCC is from Bradyrhizobium sp. ORS 285 and encodes:
- a CDS encoding phosphorylase, with product MKLGMGDETSTDRPIDPRPVLVVTGLVQEARIAAGPGMMVICSSSDPKQLRSLLTVFDPTSIRGVVSFGVAGGLDPSLKAGDIVVATEVTAGDARWLSGLSLREEHIARAALKKRRVVRGVLAGAEEVVVAKARKAALRMKTGAAAVDMESHIAAAYAAEYGLPFAALRVISDPAHRTLPSLAKDAIKPNGDIDLPMILRGVARNPTVLGGLVSTGIEFNRALRSLRGARDLLLSGVLAAEHFLETETLAAAEA
- the hpnH gene encoding adenosyl-hopene transferase HpnH is translated as MAIPFHKELRIGAYLMKQKLLGRKRYPLVLMLEPLFRCNLACAGCGKIDYPDAILNRRMSAQECWDAADECGAPMVAIPGGEPLIHKEIGEIVRGLVERKKFVSLCTNALLLEKKLDLFEPSPYLFFSVHLDGLRDHHDKAVSQKGVFDRAVSAIKAAKARGFTVNVNATVFDGHPAEEIAKFLDFTTELGVGVTMSPGYAYERAPDQEHFLNRTKTKQLFRDVFKLGKGKKWNFMHSGLFLDFLAGNQEFECTPWGMPARNIFGWQKPCYLLGEGYTKTFKELMETTDWDSYGTGKYEKCADCMAHCGYEATAANAALSNPIKAMAVSLRGIKTEGPMAPEIDLSKQRPAQYVFSSEVQKRLSEIRKDEAIEAQQKASTAA